Proteins co-encoded in one Papaver somniferum cultivar HN1 chromosome 5, ASM357369v1, whole genome shotgun sequence genomic window:
- the LOC113282069 gene encoding AAA-ATPase At4g25835-like, producing MKEIWTTLASLMGVLAFCQSLLHSVFPPELRFAASKFFNKFFLWFSPYCYYDITEIDGVNTNELYNAVQLYLSTYASVTGNRLSLSKALNATSLTFGLSSSGSIIDNFNGITVWWEHIVTQRQSQSFSWRPLPEEKRGFTLKIKKKDKSLILDSYLDHILSKANEIRRKNQDRLLYTNSGGGSVDRGHPWESVPFKHPSTFETLAMDPVKKSEIMDDLLSFAEGESFYQQTGRAWKRGYLLYGPPGTGKSSMIAAMANFLGYDIYDLELTEVNTNSDLRTLLMKTTSKSIIVIEDIDCSINLTNRSKPGRKSQNPLETEITKVAGSNSSAGPDGGSSMTLSGLLNFTDGLWSCCGSERIFIFTTNHIEKLDPALLRSGRMDMHIHMSFCSFEALKVLLKNYVGLDEKDLLKNEFVKGMEQVIDEAEMTPADISEILIKNRRKKEKALKELLESLERQHNKKKKLISGGEAVGFVKEEKSSLMEEVVEEEEEKRELEKQVEYCEELENCTKEGHESEVDVMQKTGGTEGI from the exons atgaaggagATATGGACAACTCTAGCTTCATTAATGGGTGTTTTGGCGTTCTGCCAAAGTCTGCTTCATTCTGTATTTCCACCAGAATTAAGATTTGCAGCTTCAAAGTTCTTCAATAAGTTTTTTCTCTGGTTTTCTCCATACTGTTATTATGATATAACAGAAATTGATGGAGTGAATACTAATGAACTTTACAACGCTGTTCAGCTCTATCTCAGCACATACGCTTCAGTTACAGGGAACCGATTGAGTCTCTCAAAAGCTCTGAATGCAACTTCATTAACATTTGGGCTGTCAAGTAGTGGTTCAATTATTGATAATTTTAATGGAATTACAGTCTGGTGGGAACATATTGTAACACAGAGACAATCTCAATCATTTTCATGGCGTCCATTACCTGAAGAGAAAAGAGGGTTTACtcttaaaatcaagaaaaaagataAAAGTTTGATACTAGATTCATATCTTGATCATATTCTGAGTAAAGCTAATGAAATTAGAAGAAAGAATCAAGATCGTTTGTTGTATACAAATTCTGGTGGAGGATCTGTTGACAGAGGGCATCCATGGGAATCTGTACCTTTTAAACATCCTAGTACTTTTGAAACTCTAGCTATGGATCCTGTTAAGAAGTCTGAGATTATGGATGATCTTTTAAGCTTTGCAGAAGGTGAATCTTTCTATCAACAGACTGGTCGAGCTTGGAAAAGAGG GTACCTTCTATATGGCCCTCCTGGTACAGGAAAATCAAGTATGATTGCTGCTATGGCGAATTTCTTAGGCTATGATATCTATGATCTTGAATTAACTGAAGTTAATACCAATTCGGATCTCCGAACATTACTAATGAAGACGACTTCGAAATCTATTATTGTGATTGAAGACATAGATTGTTCCATCAATCTCACCAACAGGAGCAAACCAGGAAGAAAATCTCAAAATCCACTGGAAACAGAAATTACAAAAGTGGCCGGATCAAATTCCAGTGCTGGTCCTGATGGTGGGAGTTCCATGACGCTTTCAGGTTTGTTAAATTTCACTGATGGGTTATGGTCTTGTTGTGGGAGTGAAAGAATTTTTATTTTCACTACAAATCACATTGAGAAACTGGATCCAGCATTACTAAGAAGCGGAAGGATGGATATGCACATCCACATGAGCTTTTGCTCATTTGAAGCTTTGAAGGTTTTGCTGAAAAACTATGTTGGATTGGATGAAAAAGACTTGTTGAAGAATGAGTTTGTGAAAGGTATGGAGCAAGTTATTGATGAAGCAGAGATGACTCCAGCTGATATCAGTGAGATTTTGATAAAGAATAGGCGTAAAAAAGAGAAAGCTTTGAAGGAGTTGTTGGAGAGTTTGGAAAGACAGCACAACAAAAAGAAGAAGCTGATAAGCGGAGGAGAGGCGGTCGGATTCGTGAAAGAAGAGAAGAGCTCGTTGATGGAGGAGGTAGTcgaagaggaggaggagaagagggaATTAGAGAAACAAGTAGAATACTGTGAGGAGTTAGAAAATTGCACTAAAGAAGGGCATGAAAGTGAAGTTGATGTAATGCAGAAAACAGGAGGTACTGAAGGGATTTGA